One Campylobacter lari DNA segment encodes these proteins:
- the dnaK gene encoding molecular chaperone DnaK, producing MAKVIGIDLGTTNSCVSVYERGESKVIPNKEGKNTTPSVVAFTDKGEVLVGDSAKRQAVTNPEKTIYSIKRIMGLMINEEAAKEAKNRLPYHITERNGACAIEIAGKIYTPQEISAKVLMKLKEDAEAFLGEKVEDAVITVPAYFNDAQRKATKEAGQIAGLNVLRIINEPTAAALAYGLDKKESEKIVVYDLGGGTFDVTVLETGDNVVEVLATGGNAFLGGDDFDNKLIDFLANEFKDETGIDLKNDVMALQRLKEAAENAKKELSSANETNINLPFITADASGPKHLTKTLTRAKFESMIDGLVAETISKINEVVKDAGLDKNEVKEIVMVGGSTRVPLVQEEVKKAFGKELNKSVNPDEVVAIGAAIQGAVIKGDVKDVLLLDVTPLSLGIETLGGVMTKIIEKGTTIPTKKEQVFSTAEDNQSAVTINVLQGEREFSRDNKSLGNFNLEGIPPAPRGMPQIEVTFDIDANGILTVSAKDKATGKAQEIKITGSSGLSEEEINNMVKDAELHKEEDRKRKEAVEARNAADSLVHQVEKSLSELGDKVGDDDKANIQKALDELKETLKNANASKEEIESKMKALSEVSHKLAENMYKKEEPNAQKKKDDDVIDAEVE from the coding sequence ATGGCAAAAGTTATAGGTATAGATTTAGGTACAACAAATTCTTGTGTGAGTGTGTATGAAAGAGGTGAGAGTAAAGTTATCCCAAATAAAGAAGGTAAAAATACTACTCCTTCGGTAGTTGCTTTTACAGATAAGGGAGAAGTTTTAGTTGGAGATAGCGCTAAGCGTCAAGCTGTGACTAATCCTGAAAAAACTATTTATTCTATAAAAAGAATTATGGGTTTAATGATCAATGAAGAAGCAGCAAAAGAAGCTAAAAATCGCTTACCTTATCATATTACAGAAAGAAATGGAGCTTGTGCGATTGAAATAGCAGGTAAAATTTATACTCCACAAGAAATTTCAGCAAAAGTTTTAATGAAATTAAAAGAAGATGCAGAGGCTTTCTTGGGTGAAAAAGTAGAAGATGCGGTTATTACTGTTCCTGCGTATTTTAATGATGCACAAAGAAAAGCTACAAAAGAAGCAGGGCAAATTGCAGGATTGAATGTATTAAGAATTATCAACGAACCAACTGCAGCAGCTTTGGCTTACGGACTTGATAAAAAAGAAAGTGAAAAAATTGTAGTTTATGATTTAGGTGGTGGTACATTTGATGTTACTGTGCTTGAAACAGGTGATAATGTTGTAGAAGTTTTAGCAACTGGTGGTAATGCATTTTTAGGTGGTGATGATTTTGATAATAAATTAATCGACTTTTTAGCAAATGAGTTTAAAGATGAAACAGGTATTGATCTTAAAAACGATGTAATGGCTTTACAAAGATTAAAAGAAGCAGCTGAAAATGCTAAAAAAGAATTAAGTTCAGCTAATGAAACTAATATTAACTTACCATTTATCACAGCTGATGCAAGTGGTCCAAAACACTTAACTAAAACTCTAACAAGAGCTAAATTTGAAAGTATGATTGATGGTTTAGTTGCTGAAACTATTAGTAAAATTAACGAAGTAGTAAAAGATGCAGGGCTTGACAAAAATGAAGTAAAAGAAATCGTTATGGTGGGCGGTTCTACTCGTGTTCCACTGGTACAAGAAGAAGTTAAAAAAGCTTTTGGAAAAGAGCTTAATAAATCAGTAAATCCTGATGAAGTTGTTGCAATAGGTGCGGCAATTCAAGGTGCGGTTATTAAAGGTGATGTTAAAGATGTATTATTGCTTGATGTTACTCCACTTTCTTTGGGTATTGAAACTTTAGGTGGGGTGATGACTAAAATCATCGAAAAAGGTACAACTATACCAACTAAAAAAGAGCAAGTTTTCTCAACTGCTGAAGATAACCAAAGCGCAGTTACTATCAATGTTTTACAAGGTGAGAGAGAATTTAGCCGTGATAATAAATCTTTAGGAAATTTCAATCTTGAAGGAATTCCACCAGCACCTCGCGGTATGCCACAAATTGAAGTAACTTTTGATATTGATGCAAATGGTATTTTAACAGTTAGTGCAAAAGATAAAGCTACAGGTAAAGCTCAAGAGATTAAAATCACAGGCTCAAGTGGATTAAGTGAAGAAGAAATCAACAACATGGTAAAAGATGCAGAGCTTCACAAAGAAGAAGATAGAAAACGCAAAGAAGCGGTAGAAGCTAGAAATGCTGCTGATAGCTTAGTACATCAAGTAGAAAAATCTTTAAGTGAGCTTGGAGATAAAGTAGGTGATGATGATAAAGCAAATATTCAAAAAGCTTTAGATGAGTTAAAAGAGACATTGAAAAATGCCAATGCTTCTAAAGAAGAAATTGAAAGCAAAATGAAAGCTTTAAGTGAAGTTTCTCATAAATTAGCAGAAAATATGTACAAAAAAGAAGAACCAAACGCTCAAAAGAAAAAAGACGATGATGTAATCGATGCTGAAGTTGAGTAA
- the grpE gene encoding nucleotide exchange factor GrpE has product MSEEKQNEQMQEEAVENSENQNNELEKLQAEYNELKDTYLRANAEFENIKKRMEKEKISATIYANESFAKDLLDVVDALEAAINVEANDELSLKIKEGVQNTLDLLLKKLEKHMVKVIEANGEFDPNLHEAMFHVESADHESNHIVQILQKGYMMNDRVIRSAKVSVAK; this is encoded by the coding sequence GTGAGCGAAGAAAAGCAAAATGAGCAAATGCAAGAAGAAGCAGTGGAAAATTCAGAAAATCAAAACAATGAATTAGAAAAACTTCAAGCAGAGTATAATGAGTTAAAAGATACTTATTTAAGAGCAAATGCTGAATTTGAAAATATTAAAAAAAGAATGGAAAAAGAAAAAATTTCAGCAACAATTTATGCAAATGAAAGTTTTGCTAAAGATTTGCTTGATGTAGTTGATGCATTAGAGGCGGCTATTAATGTAGAAGCTAATGATGAATTAAGTTTAAAAATCAAAGAAGGGGTTCAAAACACTTTAGACTTGCTTTTGAAAAAACTTGAAAAACATATGGTTAAAGTTATAGAAGCAAATGGTGAGTTTGATCCAAATTTACATGAAGCGATGTTTCATGTTGAAAGCGCTGATCATGAAAGCAATCATATCGTCCAAATTTTACAAAAGGGCTATATGATGAATGATAGAGTGATTAGATCAGCAAAAGTTAGTGTTGCAAAATAA
- a CDS encoding HrcA family transcriptional regulator, with protein MKSYSKKDLILKTIIETYLEGNNPVGSNELNHKVSIPASTIRVYFKKLSDEGVLTQLHISSGRIPTFSAMKAYWYEQLCENEIVINDLALLEFLLDKFEIYTLVYGGDELILQDITKVNDKFIILDFGQNELVLRFSQDSFIFLQRLVGLDLKSIENLAFRVEFKELLEKIAMLKEAMVYYRYNESKAYQIYQNDEFAKLLSPQIGFYFNDKLQFDPLFEEGFMGLKLKGTFLGKESNVVFAGSVYSDFKTMLNIIKEAA; from the coding sequence GTGAAGTCTTATAGTAAAAAAGATTTAATTTTAAAAACCATCATTGAGACCTATTTAGAGGGTAATAATCCTGTGGGTTCTAATGAGTTAAATCATAAAGTTAGCATACCTGCTTCTACTATAAGAGTTTATTTTAAAAAATTAAGTGATGAAGGTGTATTAACGCAACTTCATATTAGCAGTGGTCGCATACCAACTTTTAGTGCTATGAAGGCTTATTGGTATGAGCAACTTTGCGAAAATGAGATTGTGATTAATGATCTTGCCTTGTTAGAGTTTTTGCTTGATAAGTTTGAAATTTATACCTTAGTTTATGGTGGCGATGAGCTTATTTTGCAAGATATTACTAAGGTTAATGATAAATTTATCATACTTGATTTTGGACAAAATGAGTTGGTTTTAAGATTTAGTCAAGATAGTTTTATTTTTTTGCAAAGACTTGTAGGACTTGATCTAAAAAGTATTGAAAATTTAGCTTTTAGAGTTGAGTTTAAAGAGTTGTTGGAGAAGATAGCTATGCTAAAAGAAGCTATGGTTTATTATAGATATAATGAGAGCAAGGCTTATCAAATTTATCAAAATGATGAATTTGCTAAGCTTTTATCTCCTCAAATTGGATTTTATTTTAATGATAAATTGCAATTTGATCCTTTGTTTGAAGAGGGTTTTATGGGATTAAAGCTTAAGGGTACATTTTTAGGTAAAGAATCTAATGTAGTTTTTGCCGGTAGTGTGTATTCTGATTTTAAAACAATGTTAAATATTATAAAGGAGGCTGCGTGA
- a CDS encoding DHH family phosphoesterase encodes MKIYHLSHTDLDGYACQYVLDFYFKNCYFYNSNYGKEINENFNVIFKNIEEDLKQNPNEEFVILITDLNLTLSQCEDFQKAIEGKKIKLLLLDHHQSGLECMQKYPWYFLDDKRCATKIVYDFFSKCYGENKALSEFVDVVNAVDIWLSEDENFELGKVLLGMVSGAKEINRVMFAQENIKYLFYLFDVCRKYIHQKNAHINLDDDLHGLKKSFFKKENDDTLSNLISKFVVERLSVNKEKFSVFYKGSKGLLTSNIGNTSVIGNDFLMQNPDFDFFVDLSSRKTLSFRANNKIDVSLMAKSLVNGGGHKNASGGLFAAYKDSSNYDFIKAQFVDLIKSKELKENNENKS; translated from the coding sequence ATGAAAATTTATCATCTTTCACATACAGATTTAGATGGCTATGCTTGTCAGTATGTGCTAGATTTTTATTTTAAGAATTGTTATTTTTATAATTCTAATTATGGTAAAGAGATTAATGAAAATTTTAATGTGATTTTTAAAAATATAGAGGAAGATTTAAAGCAAAATCCTAATGAAGAATTTGTGATTTTAATCACAGATTTAAATTTAACTTTAAGTCAATGTGAAGATTTTCAAAAAGCTATAGAAGGTAAAAAAATCAAACTTTTACTTTTAGATCATCATCAAAGTGGCTTAGAATGTATGCAAAAATATCCTTGGTATTTTTTAGATGATAAAAGATGTGCTACTAAGATTGTTTATGATTTTTTTAGTAAATGTTATGGCGAAAATAAAGCTTTGTCAGAATTTGTAGATGTGGTAAATGCAGTAGATATTTGGTTAAGTGAAGATGAGAATTTTGAACTTGGAAAAGTATTGCTTGGTATGGTTTCTGGAGCAAAAGAAATCAATAGAGTAATGTTTGCACAAGAAAATATTAAATATCTTTTTTATCTTTTTGATGTTTGTAGAAAATACATTCACCAAAAAAATGCTCATATTAATTTAGATGATGATTTGCATGGTTTAAAAAAATCTTTTTTTAAAAAAGAAAATGATGACACCTTAAGCAATTTAATTTCTAAATTTGTGGTAGAAAGACTAAGTGTAAATAAGGAAAAATTTAGTGTATTTTATAAAGGAAGTAAAGGTTTATTAACTTCAAATATAGGCAATACTTCTGTAATTGGAAATGATTTTTTAATGCAAAATCCTGATTTTGATTTTTTTGTTGATCTTAGTTCAAGAAAAACCTTAAGTTTTAGAGCAAACAATAAAATCGATGTGAGTTTGATGGCTAAAAGCTTGGTTAATGGGGGAGGGCATAAAAATGCTAGCGGTGGATTATTTGCTGCGTATAAAGATAGCTCTAATTATGATTTCATAAAAGCACAATTTGTAGATTTGATTAAAAGCAAAGAATTAAAGGAAAATAATGAAAACAAATCATGA